A genomic window from Thermodesulfobacteriota bacterium includes:
- a CDS encoding tyrosine-type recombinase/integrase, translated as NVKLVIKRAIQKANIKKRVTCHIFRHSIATHMLAKDINLRTIQQYLGHRQIQTTQFYTHVAFWELKRAGEKVLADYTNPLKLKENFDSLTTPQPHANQELSSICEDSK; from the coding sequence TAACGTAAAATTGGTGATAAAAAGAGCAATACAAAAAGCGAACATAAAAAAGAGAGTCACGTGCCATATTTTTAGGCATTCTATAGCTACGCATATGCTCGCAAAGGATATAAATTTGAGGACGATTCAGCAGTACCTAGGCCATAGGCAGATTCAAACGACTCAATTTTATACCCATGTGGCCTTTTGGGAGCTAAAAAGGGCAGGAGAAAAAGTACTCGCTGACTACACTAACCCATTGAAATTAAAAGAGAATTTCGATTCTTTGACTACACCCCAACCTCACGCAAATCAAGAATTATCAAGCATTTGCGAAGATTCCAAATGA